One window of the Aquificaceae bacterium genome contains the following:
- the murG gene encoding undecaprenyldiphospho-muramoylpentapeptide beta-N-acetylglucosaminyltransferase — MKVFVSGGGTGGHFFPALALIECLLEEKIDTVFVGSERGIEKRLSDKLPVQSHFVQAYPFMGRGIKEKLTSVFKNLKGALQVAKLLERGDKAVVFGGYASLPLGLACPLKGTSLYLHEQNSVPSKTNRLLWRFAKRVFITFEYTKRYFPKEKTVKTGLPVRKSLLEGLSLSKEEALKRLGLEDKITLLVVGGSQGASFLNQIAPEVFKKTGWQGIHITGERDYEKLEVFYKQKGLKVLVLPFSHEMHILYRASTVALSRAGASTITELSLFGVPSVFIPFPHAIGDHQYYNAKEIEDLGGGLLLRQEEVSVERLVKEIERILKDHELFSKNIKVFANPLACEEIKKYILHEEGK; from the coding sequence ATGAAAGTTTTTGTTTCCGGTGGTGGCACGGGTGGACATTTCTTCCCTGCACTGGCACTCATAGAGTGCCTTCTTGAGGAGAAGATAGATACTGTTTTTGTGGGTTCAGAAAGAGGCATAGAAAAAAGGCTCAGCGACAAACTGCCCGTCCAAAGCCACTTTGTGCAGGCTTACCCTTTTATGGGTAGAGGTATAAAGGAGAAACTCACTTCTGTGTTTAAAAACCTCAAGGGAGCTTTGCAAGTAGCCAAGCTATTAGAGAGAGGAGACAAGGCGGTGGTCTTTGGAGGGTATGCGAGCCTTCCTCTGGGTTTAGCCTGCCCTCTAAAAGGCACTTCCTTATACCTTCATGAGCAAAACTCTGTGCCAAGCAAGACAAACAGGCTACTATGGAGGTTTGCAAAAAGGGTCTTTATAACCTTTGAATACACAAAAAGATACTTTCCAAAGGAAAAGACTGTTAAGACTGGTCTGCCTGTTAGGAAATCCCTGTTGGAGGGTCTTAGTCTAAGCAAGGAAGAAGCACTCAAAAGGTTGGGTTTGGAAGACAAAATTACGCTCCTTGTAGTGGGAGGCAGTCAAGGTGCAAGTTTCTTAAACCAGATAGCCCCCGAGGTCTTTAAAAAAACAGGTTGGCAGGGCATACACATAACCGGAGAAAGGGATTATGAAAAGTTAGAGGTATTTTATAAGCAAAAAGGACTAAAAGTTTTAGTCTTGCCCTTTAGTCATGAAATGCATATCCTATACAGAGCAAGCACTGTAGCCCTTAGCAGAGCGGGTGCAAGCACCATAACAGAGCTTTCTCTTTTCGGCGTGCCTTCCGTTTTTATTCCCTTTCCCCATGCAATTGGAGACCATCAGTATTACAATGCAAAAGAGATAGAAGACCTTGGAGGTGGACTCCTTCTAAGACAGGAAGAAGTAAGCGTAGAAAGGTTAGTCAAAGAGATAGAGCGTATACTCAAAGACCATGAGCTTTTCTCCAAAAACATAAAAGTTTTTGC